A genomic stretch from Streptomyces venezuelae ATCC 10712 includes:
- a CDS encoding arginine decarboxylase: MTASTSSTPEPAHRPARPGAYPDGRTPLADAVLAVARRDIATFHALPLSHGRSIRDSHMRETYEALFGAAQLAADVSYSGTMLDSFFRPRGPLREAQRLAARSFGADATFFLSAGTSTANRVALTAMTRPGSRVLADRSCHQSVHFALNSLGVSVAYAPMQRCCEDCPRTYADLPRLLEMFRAAAVEGRPYDTVVLSAVSYDGVRYDLPTVLAELAAVHPGVAVLVDEAWGAAHRFHPRLRPLTALHAVETLRAADPRFTMNVAVTHSAHKSMSALRQGSYLHLIGDGEARERTAQALFQHHTTSPSWPVLASLDLARLQAETEGEALLGRSLGLARTLRVELATDPRLSAYRPLGPDGHLTDPAQLVSDDPTRVLVDISALGITAADFRRMLFDEYALYVARESGDAVLFHIHIGVDEATLLRLLDALRTIQRTYRSASEALAAGTSEHFIIAYPPGIPITVPGEKLCERTLSQIDTLRSSGCEIYTLRNPTVSAGALAAQAAATGALPVPAGHLAAPPPTSERLAGAAAAVSAAGTTAATVSAAAATAVATAVATS; this comes from the coding sequence ATGACCGCATCCACCAGCTCCACTCCGGAGCCGGCCCATCGGCCGGCTCGCCCCGGGGCCTACCCGGACGGCAGGACACCCCTCGCTGACGCCGTGCTCGCAGTCGCCCGACGTGACATCGCCACGTTCCACGCGCTGCCGCTCTCGCACGGCCGGTCTATCCGCGACTCCCACATGCGGGAGACCTACGAGGCGCTCTTCGGCGCCGCGCAGCTCGCGGCCGACGTGTCGTACAGCGGCACGATGCTCGACTCCTTCTTCCGGCCCCGAGGCCCGCTCCGCGAGGCCCAGCGGCTCGCCGCCCGCAGCTTCGGCGCCGACGCCACGTTCTTCCTGTCGGCCGGCACCAGCACCGCCAACCGGGTCGCCCTCACCGCCATGACCCGGCCCGGCTCCCGGGTGCTCGCCGACCGCTCCTGCCACCAGTCGGTGCACTTCGCGCTCAACTCCCTCGGCGTCTCCGTCGCCTACGCGCCGATGCAGCGCTGCTGCGAGGACTGCCCACGGACGTACGCCGACCTGCCCCGGCTCCTGGAGATGTTCCGCGCCGCCGCCGTCGAAGGCCGGCCCTACGACACCGTCGTCCTCTCCGCCGTCTCCTACGACGGTGTCCGCTACGACCTGCCGACCGTCCTCGCCGAACTCGCCGCCGTCCACCCGGGCGTCGCCGTCCTCGTCGACGAGGCCTGGGGCGCCGCGCACCGCTTCCACCCCCGGCTGCGCCCGCTCACCGCGCTGCACGCCGTCGAGACGCTGCGCGCCGCCGATCCCCGGTTCACCATGAACGTGGCCGTCACCCACTCCGCCCACAAGTCGATGTCGGCGCTCCGGCAAGGCTCGTACCTGCACCTCATCGGCGACGGCGAAGCCCGCGAACGCACCGCGCAGGCCCTCTTCCAGCACCACACCACCTCACCCAGCTGGCCGGTGCTCGCCAGCCTCGACCTCGCCAGGCTCCAGGCCGAGACCGAGGGCGAGGCGCTCCTCGGGCGTTCCCTCGGGCTCGCCCGCACCCTGCGCGTCGAACTCGCCACCGACCCGAGGCTCTCGGCGTACCGCCCGCTCGGGCCCGACGGCCACCTCACCGACCCGGCGCAGCTGGTCAGCGACGATCCCACCCGGGTCCTCGTCGACATCAGCGCCCTCGGCATCACGGCGGCGGACTTCCGCCGGATGCTCTTCGACGAGTACGCGCTGTACGTGGCCCGGGAGAGCGGTGACGCCGTCCTCTTCCACATCCACATCGGGGTGGACGAGGCGACGCTGCTACGGCTCCTCGACGCGCTGCGCACGATCCAGCGCACGTACCGGAGCGCCTCCGAGGCCCTGGCGGCGGGGACCTCCGAGCACTTCATCATCGCGTACCCGCCCGGCATCCCCATCACGGTGCCCGGCGAGAAGCTCTGCGAGCGGACGCTCAGTCAGATCGACACGCTCCGTTCCAGCGGCTGCGAGATCTACACCTTGCGGAACCCGACCGTCTCGGCCGGTGCGCTCGCCGCGCAGGCGGCGGCGACGGGGGCCCTGCCGGTCCCCGCCGGCCACCTCGCCGCGCCGCCGCCCACCTCGGAGCGGCTCGCGGGCGCGGCCGCCGCGGTCTCGGCGGCGGGCACGACCGCCGCGACGGTCTCGGCCGCCGCGGCCACGGCCGTCGCCACCGCGGTGGCCACCAGCTGA